The following DNA comes from Waddliaceae bacterium.
TACGATACGGTCCTATAGTTTCTGGTATTACGACATCTTCCTTTTTATCACGAGAGATATCAACAAGGGTGTCCTGCTTATAAAAGTCGCTTTCTACTTCCGGCATAATTTTTATCCCTTGTTATCCTATCGCTAAAACACGTACGCCTAGCTTATCGCCGACACGTATAAGTTCACCTTTCCCAACGCTTTTGCCGTTGATAACGAGATCAACACCGTTCTCTGGCAGTATGTCGAGTTCTAGCATATTACCAGCCTGCATATTTATAATATCGTGTGCCGTCATTGAAAAACGCCCTACTTCAACTTTCAACTCAATTGGTATATCTCCTGAAGAAAGACTCCCTTCTATTGGTGGTGCTGTCGTGGCGACGACATCATGATGAACTTCTATGTCGGTGTCTTCAGGCTCTTCAGAAACAGTGAGCTCTGCAATGGGCTCTTCTTCGTCTTCATCCTCTTCGTCGTAGTCATCATCATCATCATCATCATCATCATAATCATCATCAAGAATATCTTTATCTTCATCATCAACGACATTTTCTTTTTCAAACGGCTCTGGCTTAGTCTCTTCTTCAGGTATAGGATTTTCTTCTTCGATCTTATCGATTTCTTCTTCTTGCCCTGGTTCTGGTTCTGGTTCTGGTTCTGGTTCTATTTTTTCTTCTTCGATTTTTTCAGCTTCTTCGCTGTGTTCAGGTTCGATTTTTTCTTCCAGTGTCGGCTCTTCTGTTGCTTCTTCCGGTTTTTCTTCAGGCACGTCTTCCTGTATTTCTACTGGCTGTTCTTCTTCAGGGATGTTTTCTTCTTTTTCTTCGTCCATACCTTTTTTACAACCTTTTTGTTGTTATACTAATTGCGAATAAACCCTGCACAAATCCCTTTTTCTTTTCCCGAAACGACTTTATACCAATTGTGAATAATAAACGTATAAGTTCCTCTCCATCTTTTCGCCCAGAACACCGCGCTCGATCTTGCTAACACACAAATGTTTGCAGCGATCTCCGCGCGAAGTTATAGGCGAAAATCTTGAAGCTAATTTATACATTTTTCACTCGCAATTGGTATTATGCTTTTTTTACTCTTAATTAGTATTAGTTAGTGTTATCATTTTTTTTACCGCTGTGTTTGTTATGACACTTTCCCGGCAAACGTTGCTGTTTCTTGTATTTCTATTCCTTTAGGTGTCACTTTTGCTCGGTAGAAAGGTCTACCGTCGAAGGTTAGTGTCACAGTATCTCTTTCTCCTCCGGGATCTAATGAGCAGCTATCGAGTAGTATGCAGTCTCCGACAGAGGCTTCTTGCCATTGGTGTAATGTCATTGTCGTCGATCCTGCTTCGATATGTAGTACGACGTCCATTTTCCGTGCGATATCTTGTGGTATTGCAGTGGGTTTTTTTGGTGAGAATTGTTTTTTCCATGCTTCACGGAATGGTGTTGTTATAACGACACGACCTAAAGCTTTTTGTTGTCCTAGTGTTATCGCGACATCGATACAATATGCATCTTCTTGTGGAACGCCCTCTTCCGCCGATATTACTGGTGTTAGTTCTTCAGCAAATTTTATTGTGCTGAAGGTGTTGAGCACTTCTAATGTTATAAAGCGTAAGAATCCTTTTTTAAATTCCGCATTTTCATCGAAGACTTTTTTTGTCGTATCTTTAAATAGCAGTTCTGTCATGAGGTTTGTAATGTCTGCATCGTTCATCAGCCAACACACGCTTCCTTGCAATGGCGAGAATATTATATGCAATGGCTTAGCATCGTCTGCGAAGCCTTCTGTTATTGTCTGTGCAGATCGCCATTCTGCTTTTTGTTGTGTTATGGAAAAGTTGTCTATCTGTAGTGATCGTGACAGTTGCGTTGCGAAAGAGTCCCATAGAAATTTTGGTGTCTCGCCAAAGAGTGGTATTTCGTCACGTTGGAGCAATGTTTGCTCTACCTGTTCGAGTCTTACGTATAAAGGTTCTGATGTCATCAAGATACACCCCTTCTGTTAATAACATAGTATGTATATATACATACTAAGTTACCATCTCCGGCAAAAATTCTAAAGGATAAAGTTCAAAACCAAGCGAATATCGTCTATTCTTCACCGCCTTCTTGTTCCTGGTTTTGTTGTTGAGGATTTCTTCCCTGCTGCTGTTGTTGTCCACGACCTCGTTCTCTGCCAGCGAATGGGTTTGCCGCTTCTGCTATTGCCGTCTCTGGCTCTGTTGTCGCAACGAGGATATGAAGAGTGAAGCCTTTGTCTTCTAATGACTTATGAAGCATCGCCTGGTTTGCCATGTTGTCAATAGCTGTTTTTGCTTCGTTTGAGAGGTTGTTAAATGTTATATTATACTCGCCTTTTGCGCTGTTATATTCTTTGATGGTGAAGTCTGCTCCTTCAAACATCGGCGGATATTTTATCGTCACCGTCGTTGTTGTCTCTCCATTACTTTTCATGGTAGTTATCTCTTTAGCGACTTGTTCTACCAGCTCTTGTATATTTTCTATACGTTCTTGTGGTGTTGCCATCGTCGTCTTCATTTCTTCTGTTCCAGGCACGATGCCTTGTTGTGCTGTTAAGTTTTCTGCCACAGGGATCGCCACTCCTTCGGAGCGAGGAGCATTGACAGGGATGGCATGTGAAGCTTCTGTCTTAGGTTTTTTGCTTTCAATAACGGCATCTTTATCGACGATGATTTCTTTTTTATTGAGAGGCTTCGCGTGTTGTACTTCGGCATCTTTCTTAGGGATCGTCGCCGTAGCTTTTGTTGTATCTTTAGGAATGTCTTTAGGGAGATCTTTAGGGAGATCTTTAGGTGTATCTTTAGGTGTATCTTTAGGGAGATCTTTAGGGATATTATCGCTGACAGGACGTTCGGAGAGAGGTCTTCCTTTATCGACAGCAACGTTTTCACGAGGGATGTCTTTAGGAATGTCTTTAGGAATGTCTTTAGGGATATTATCGCTGACAGGACGTTCGGAGAGAGGCCTTCCTTTATCGACAGCGACGTTTTCACGAGGGATTTCTTTGGGAATGTCTTTGGGGACATCTTTAAGAACCTCTTCGGGGATTTTCATTGTCGTCATCGGTGTCTCTTTAGGGATATTTTCGTTTACTGGACGGTCGGAGAGAGGTCTTCCTTTATCGACAGCAACGTTTTCAGCAGGGTTTTTTTTAGGTGGCTCTATTGCGTCTGTCGGTGATGTTGTAGTCATAGCAACGTTTTTCTTATCTCCTTTTTTAGGGATGACACCGCGCGCTGCAGAGTGCGCAGAGTCCCACACAGGGTGCTTTTTATTTTCTCCTACGCCTTTTTTCTTTTGTAGTTTTGCGTCGGAGCCTTTATCGCTACCATTGTTAAGGATACTCTCAAAAGCCTCTTTATTCTTCGCTTTTCCAAGCTCTGGCCGCGATTTAATATTCGGCGATTCTTTGTTCTCGATGCCATCGTTTAAATTCGACGAAAATAGTTTTTTTGAGTCTATCATTTTTTTATTCTCCTTATCCATAAAATAAACCTGCAAATTCATCTTCATCTTTTTGCGAGTTTATTTCATGCCATTGGTATTACATATTTTTCTTTGTGATATGCATCACTATCCCCACCTCATCGAGTTCCAAAGCCTCTTTGAGTTCTAGTTCTTTTCGCATATCTTTCATCCATTCTTTTTTATGCATCTCGATCTTGTCGACTTCTTGACGTCGTTGTCGAAGTTCTTCTTTGGCATTTTCGAGGTTTTGTTTTGCAACTTTTACCTGCTCTTTTTGCTCTACGACCTTCTGCTCTTCGACGACGAGCTTCTCTTGTACGACGTCGATATATGCTCTCATCTGCTGTATTTTTTCCGACGTCGTCTCTTTGTCGAGGGTAAGGCGCAGCTGATCGATTTTATCGTGATAGTGCTGTTTTACTTTATCGCGGCGCTGCTCACATTTCAAGAGCTTATCTTTCTCATTTTCAAGCTCTTCTTCACGTTGTTTTACTACGCGTTCTGCTTCATCGACGCGTCTTTCTTTGATTTTGAGGACCTCTTGAAGAGGATACTCCGGCATTTTATTCATCAGCTGTCTCTCACCTATCGTAATGTCGCGCGCATCTGCTGCAGTGTCTCTTCGAAGCTAGATTTTTCATCTATTTTCTGCTTCAAGAAGCTATTGACCCTATCGATATAGTCTATAGCGTTGTCGACACCTTTGTCGGACCCTCTTTTATATTCCCCGATTTTTATTAGCAGTTCGTTCTTTTTATACGTCGATAATATCTCTCGTATCTTTCCAACCATCTGTAGGTGTTCGTCGTCGTCGATAGAGTTTATCACTCGGCTTACTGATGATAGGACGTCTACTGCGGGGTAATGATATTGCCGTGCGAGGTCTGCCGACAGTATCACGTGTCCATCGAGTATCGAGCGCACTTCATCGGCGACGGGTTCGTTCATATCATCGCCTGCGACGAGGACGGTATAGAATGCTGTTATCGATCCTTTGTCAGAATTCCCTGATCTTTCAAGAAGCTTCGGCAATGTCGAGAACACCGAAGGGGTATAT
Coding sequences within:
- a CDS encoding type III secretion T3S chaperone — encoded protein: MPEYPLQEVLKIKERRVDEAERVVKQREEELENEKDKLLKCEQRRDKVKQHYHDKIDQLRLTLDKETTSEKIQQMRAYIDVVQEKLVVEEQKVVEQKEQVKVAKQNLENAKEELRQRRQEVDKIEMHKKEWMKDMRKELELKEALELDEVGIVMHITKKNM